Proteins encoded together in one Bos indicus x Bos taurus breed Angus x Brahman F1 hybrid chromosome 28, Bos_hybrid_MaternalHap_v2.0, whole genome shotgun sequence window:
- the MAP10 gene encoding microtubule-associated protein 10 translates to MASAVSERLFSLELLVDWVCLEAGLPQPPVVAEEEQKEEGEGASPPRPSRSLCPAVAFRLLDFPTLLIYPPAGPAAPAQESRPGLVSFRRGKSCLFRLQPATLHRLLLRTPLYTLLLQLPPGHPTPAPQLLGACSISLAAAVHKVLGFAAPGSSQSHRGSFPLCNRDGERIGDIALGYRLSDLGSSLLGHLERPVASPGGGVEGMEVQKSVEVSPQTWQENQQLQQPDSEPSPGDADKPLVDVKISRAGKDLKGRAFHSKADSDYTDSMENGKTNSDMCSKGSSERSVSPPNQEGTEVELETNIICPPPLYYTHLTQEKTPPKQGKITIEPQINASEEWDDGTFLKENVNPPTHTNPPEHTNSATGESCSVLINPASVQDTGASNQTTDHPPTEQNRINTIRQLPLLNALLVELSLLYNQPMANPTHIHPHLAWLYRTEDKKSPESSVKSTCKSESKKDKLSVGENEKSVSLQYKKNQTENLKKGKYFEKKGGAPQKRVSRGKLLYGLTNTLKLRLKQTNPDMLVEYEKKEQYKKMQTQMLGAKLRIPSSKVKILSFAELYQKPHELPKDKCLESDASFAENSNTSKQISAVVDDPSTTTETKLNCATEKTVDCHENRSNNGFLGEILTPANSVVSERFICTNTLEGKVFGRKSIQSPGVFQQVAVVDRTVVDKEIDDKQVKITGDDILTVDINEKNPSTSSCSESISELKYSDDFTSPCSSEDTSRILRACDSSPGTENPKNSQHTSTSSETRLSIRKNSSAKSSILSPPFSAGSPVLSHKRFPVSKTQDKSLEEASSSDFSSSQWTEEKENQRDQNSMHNSKVIKQDHDISAKPKTRTGCKSSEKSQSPRTSQVSSYLPSNLSELELNVLDCSTLDHFEEDCDDLGSLNISKQCKDICELVINKLPGYTV, encoded by the coding sequence ATGGCGTCCGCGGTGTCTGAGCGGCTTTTCTCGCTGGAGCTACTCGTAGACTGGGTATGCCTTGAAGCCGGGCTGCCGCAGCCACCCGTAGTTGCGGAAGAGGAgcaaaaggaggagggagagggagcatCGCCGCCGCGGCCGTCGCGCAGCCTGTGCCCCGCGGTGGCCTTCCGCCTGCTGGACTTCCCCACGCTGCTGATTTACCCTCCCGCcggccccgccgcccccgcccagGAATCTCGGCCTGGCCTGGTTAGCTTCCGTCGCGGCAAGTCCTGCCTCTTCCGCCTGCAGCCCGCCACCCTGCACCGCCTGCTCCTTCGGACTCCGCTTTACACCTTGCTGCTCCAGCTGCCCCCCGGGCACCCGACCCCTGCCCCGCAGCTCCTGGGGGCCTGCAGCATTTCTCTGGCCGCGGCGGTCCACAAGGTCCTGGGGTTCGCCGCCCCCGGCAGCTCCCAGAGTCATCGGGGAAGTTTCCCGCTGTGTAACCGAGACGGGGAGCGGATTGGGGACATTGCTCTGGGCTACCGCCTGAGTGATCTGGGAAGCAGCTTGTTGGGCCATCTGGAGCGGCCAGTCGCTTCTCCAGGAGGTGGAGTGGAGGGTATGGAGGTGCAGAAGTCAGTGGAGGTCAGCCCCCAAACCTGGCAGGAAaaccagcagctgcagcagccagACTCAGAGCCAAGCCCAGGAGATGCTGATAAGCCTCTGGTGGATGTAAAAATCTCAAGGGCAGGGAAGGATTTGAAGGGAAGAGCTTTCCATAGCAAGGCTGACTCTGATTACACGGATTCTATGGAAAATGGCAAAACCAACTCCGATATGTGTTCAAAGGGTAGCAGTGAGAGGAGTGTTAGCCCCCCAAATCAAGAAGGCACAGAGGTGgaacttgaaactaacataatttgCCCTCCTCCTCTGTATTACACTCATTTGACTCAAGAAAAGACACCCCCTAAACAGGGTAAAATTACCATTGAGCCTCAAATTAATGCATCTGAGGAATGGGATGATGGtacttttctgaaagaaaacGTAAATCCCCCAACACATACTAATCCTCCAGAACATACAAATTCTGCAACAGGTGAGAGTTGTTCAGTGCTTATAAATCCTGCATCCGTTCAGGATACAGGAGCAAGTAATCAAACTACAGACCATCCTCCAACTGAACAAAATAGAATTAATACTATAAGGCAACTGCCTTTGTTAAATGCTTTGTTGGTTGAATTGTCCTTGTTATACAACCAACCCATGGCAAACCCTACTCATATACATCCTCACTTAGCCTGGTTATATAGAACTGAGGATAAGAAGTCACCAGAATCTTCGGTGAAATCCACCTGTAAATCTGAATCTAAAAAGGATAAGCTTTCTGTGGGGGAAAATGAGAAGTCAGTGAGTCTTCAGTATAAAAAGAACCAAACTGAAAACCTTAAGAaaggtaaatattttgaaaagaaaggtGGTGCCCCCCAAAAAAGAGTTTCAAGGGGAAAACTACTTTATGGCTTAACAAACACACTTAAACTacgtttaaaacaaacaaatcctgATATGTTAGtagaatatgaaaagaaagaacagtataaaaaaatgcaaacacaaaTGTTAGGTGCAAAACTCAGAATTCCATCATCCAAAGTTAAGATACTAAGTTTTGCTGAACTGTATCAGAAGCCACATGAACTGCCTAAAGATAAGTGTTTAGAATCAGATGCATCTTTCGCTGAAAATAGCAATACCTCAAAGCAAATTAGTGCAGTTGTTGATGACCCTAGCACAACCACagaaactaaactgaactgtgcaACTGAAAAGACAGTTGATTGTCATGAAAATAGAAGCAATAATGGTTTTTTGGGAGAAATTTTGACTCCTGCAAATTCTGTTGTCTCAGAAAGGTTTATTTGTACAAATACTTTGGAAGGAAAAGTATTTGGAAGGAAAAGTATCCAAAGTCCAGGTGTTTTCCAGCAGGTTGCAGTAGTTGACAGAACTGTAGTAGATAAAGAAATAGATGACAAGCAGGTCAAAATCACTGGTGATGACATTCTAACTGTTGATATCAATGAAAAGAATCCAAGTACAAGTAGTTGCTCTGAAAGCATCTCAGAACTAAAGTATTCAGATGACTTCACCAGTCCTTGCAGTTCTGAAGACACCAGCAGAATTTTACGAGCTTGTGATAGCAGTCCAGGCACAGAAAATCCAAAAAACAGTCAACATACAAGCACGTCCAGTGAAACAAGATTGTCCATAAGGAAAAACAGCAGTGCAAAGAGTTCTATTCTTAGTCCACCTTTTTCAGCTGGATCTCCAGTACTCTCACATAAAAGATTTCCTGTTTCAAAGACTCAAGATAAAAGTCTGGAGGAAGCATCTTCCAGTGATTTCTCTTCATCACAGTggactgaggaaaaagaaaaccagagagaCCAAAACAGTATGCATAATTCTAAAGTTATAAAGCAGGATCATGACATCTCTGCTAAACCTAAAACAAGAACAGGTTGCAAGTCCTCAGAAAAAAGCCAGTCACCTCGGACATCTCAAGTGAGTTCTTACCTGCCTTCTAATCTGTCGGAACTAGAACTTAATGTTCTGGATTGCAGTACTTTAGATCACTTTGAAGAAGACTGTGATGACCTTGGTTCACTAAACATTTCCAAGCAATGCAAAGATATTTGTGAATTAGTAATAAACAAACTTCCAGGATATACAGTGTAA